A portion of the Edaphobacter bradus genome contains these proteins:
- the smpB gene encoding SsrA-binding protein SmpB, with amino-acid sequence MPRMLSNPTAAHTSKSPAKAKDRDPVATGQRDAAVNRAASHNYFLTDRFEAGVALRGTEVKSIREGKANLKDSYGLLKDGECFLLNAHIGAFSHGNTMNHDSLRTRKLLLHKNELRKLEAQTRQKGFTLIPTRLYFRNGRVKCELALAKGKQDWDKRETERKREADREAKAAVARSQRR; translated from the coding sequence ATGCCTCGTATGCTCTCCAATCCGACGGCCGCCCACACGTCGAAATCCCCGGCGAAGGCCAAGGACCGCGACCCGGTGGCGACGGGACAGCGGGACGCGGCAGTGAACCGCGCGGCCAGCCATAACTACTTCCTGACGGACCGATTCGAGGCCGGAGTGGCTCTGCGGGGCACGGAAGTGAAGTCGATCCGCGAGGGCAAGGCAAACCTGAAGGACTCCTATGGACTGCTGAAGGACGGCGAATGCTTTCTGCTGAACGCGCACATAGGGGCTTTCTCGCACGGCAACACGATGAACCACGACTCGCTGCGCACGCGGAAGCTGCTGCTCCATAAGAACGAGCTGCGTAAGCTTGAGGCACAGACACGCCAGAAGGGCTTCACGCTGATCCCGACGCGCCTTTACTTTCGCAACGGCAGGGTGAAGTGCGAGTTGGCGCTGGCGAAGGGCAAGCAGGACTGGGACAAGCGCGAGACGGAGCGGAAGCGCGAGGCGGACCGAGAGGCGAAGGCCGCGGTGGCGCGGAGCCAGCGCCGGTAG
- a CDS encoding leucyl aminopeptidase, which translates to MDTKLIFQDAAGFAIPLLAVFAVDVSVGKDADALPVLLATSDAITDAASKVLASGEFKASLGETLLLHAPDGLKAQRLLIVGLGKAKSLSVNEVRKGAGAAVRAAKPRNVREMAVAFPEDHALSDEHLEALPCTLTARSLVEGAELAERDWDTYKSDRQDMSVASLTLIARETEKTTTEEIQKGFEEGLIIAGAQNFTRALVNEPGNVLTPTELGSRAAAMCEEVGLDCEVFSTEKLHELKMGAFWAVAKGSAQPPALIVMTYEPKLEKGESLPQDAPVLGLVGKGITFDTGGISLKPPDGMDKMKYDMAGAGAMIGAMRAIAQLKPKVKVIAVVCSAENMPDGKAFKPGDVVTAMSGKTIEILNTDAEGRLVLADGLHYAKTLGCTHLINAATLTGACVVALGMINAGVFSNDEATWGKFEEAMKVSGEKFWRLPCTDDYKEQIKSQIADIMNTGGSRWGGAITAAMFLKEFVEDTPWVHLDIAGCAWNEEQKPWLPKGPSGIAVRSIVEWVRRFDG; encoded by the coding sequence ATGGATACGAAGCTCATTTTTCAAGATGCGGCTGGCTTTGCCATACCCCTGTTGGCTGTGTTCGCCGTGGATGTCTCGGTAGGCAAGGACGCGGATGCACTTCCGGTGCTGCTGGCCACTTCGGATGCGATCACGGATGCGGCGTCGAAGGTGCTGGCGTCGGGCGAGTTCAAGGCGTCGCTGGGTGAGACGCTGCTGCTGCATGCCCCGGATGGGTTGAAGGCGCAGCGACTGCTGATTGTTGGACTGGGCAAGGCGAAATCGCTTTCGGTGAACGAGGTTCGCAAGGGCGCAGGTGCCGCGGTGCGGGCGGCCAAGCCGCGTAATGTTCGAGAGATGGCGGTCGCGTTTCCTGAAGACCATGCGCTCTCGGACGAGCATCTGGAGGCGCTGCCCTGCACGCTGACGGCGCGGTCACTGGTGGAGGGCGCAGAGTTGGCAGAGCGCGACTGGGACACGTACAAGAGCGACCGGCAGGATATGTCCGTCGCGTCACTGACGCTGATTGCAAGGGAGACAGAGAAGACGACAACAGAGGAGATTCAGAAGGGATTCGAAGAAGGGCTGATCATCGCCGGCGCGCAGAACTTTACGCGGGCGCTGGTGAACGAGCCCGGCAATGTTCTGACCCCTACCGAGCTGGGCAGTCGAGCCGCCGCGATGTGCGAGGAGGTTGGCCTGGACTGCGAGGTGTTCTCGACAGAGAAGCTGCACGAACTGAAGATGGGCGCGTTCTGGGCCGTGGCCAAGGGTTCGGCCCAGCCGCCGGCACTGATCGTGATGACGTATGAGCCGAAGTTGGAGAAGGGGGAGTCGCTGCCGCAGGACGCTCCGGTGCTGGGCCTAGTGGGCAAAGGAATTACGTTCGACACGGGCGGCATCTCGCTCAAACCACCCGATGGCATGGATAAGATGAAGTACGACATGGCCGGCGCAGGGGCGATGATCGGCGCGATGCGCGCGATCGCGCAACTGAAGCCGAAGGTGAAGGTGATTGCGGTGGTGTGCTCGGCGGAGAATATGCCGGATGGCAAGGCGTTCAAGCCTGGCGATGTGGTCACGGCGATGTCGGGCAAGACGATTGAGATTCTGAACACGGATGCCGAAGGCAGGCTGGTGCTGGCCGATGGGCTGCACTATGCGAAGACGCTGGGATGTACGCACCTGATCAACGCGGCAACACTGACGGGAGCGTGCGTTGTCGCGCTGGGAATGATCAATGCCGGAGTGTTCTCGAACGACGAGGCCACGTGGGGGAAGTTCGAGGAAGCCATGAAGGTTTCGGGGGAGAAGTTCTGGAGGCTTCCCTGCACCGACGACTACAAAGAACAGATCAAGAGCCAGATTGCGGACATCATGAACACGGGTGGATCGCGATGGGGCGGCGCGATCACAGCAGCGATGTTCCTCAAGGAGTTCGTCGAGGATACGCCGTGGGTGCACCTGGACATTGCAGGGTGCGCGTGGAACGAGGAGCAGAAGCCGTGGCTCCCGAAGGGACCTAGCGGCATCGCGGTGCGGTCGATTGTGGAGTGGGTGCGGCGCTTCGACGGTTAG
- a CDS encoding arginine--tRNA ligase produces MYRTVQQTLLARIQAILLARYEITLTQLAVEQPPSISLGELALPVAFELAKRLRKAPRAIATELAAELTAVLPEMPGIASVEVAGAGYLNIRLDRAAIARRVAADEHAQIGGPGFRLVEHTSINPNKAAHIGHLRNAILGDTFQRLLRPDAYKRGYEVGVQNYIDNTGVQVADVVVGLMQLEGKTLATTRELLDSLKAKGERIDFYCWDLYARVSQWYTADPDQAAARKQVRLDTLHAIEAGGNDTAEIADLIATAVLRRHLETMQRLSIEYDFLPRESEILHLHFWDAARQLMIEKGVLYLETEGKNKGCYVMRRAGAEEQGDGPDEDAKVIVRSNGTITYVGKDIAYHLWKFGLLPGKDFGYSKFHEYPNHMCWISTVDGENPHPTFGKADAIYNVIDSRQNDPQTQVVQALRGMGFTHAADNYTHFSYEMVALTPRCAIELGYAVSEEDQKRAFIEVSGRKGFGVKADDLLDQLIAAARAEVDTRHPDLTDAERQTIASQIGVGALRYFMLRFTRNTVIAFDFKDALSFEGETGPYVQYAIVRAANIFRKASTTAEASLAAFASVDLTGQLDTEEGTTLWETWLLVSKLTLLIEQSIVTSEPAYLAKYAFQLAQQFNNFYHRHHILHETDPNRKAFFLATAAVAQREMIRALGYLGIEAPERM; encoded by the coding sequence ATGTACCGCACAGTTCAGCAGACCCTTCTGGCCCGCATTCAGGCCATTCTTCTCGCCAGGTATGAAATCACGCTCACGCAACTTGCCGTCGAGCAGCCGCCCAGCATCTCCCTCGGAGAACTCGCCCTGCCCGTCGCGTTCGAACTGGCCAAGCGCCTCCGTAAGGCCCCGCGCGCCATCGCCACCGAGCTGGCTGCTGAGCTCACGGCGGTTCTGCCCGAAATGCCGGGCATTGCCTCCGTCGAAGTCGCCGGCGCCGGCTATCTGAACATCCGCCTCGACCGCGCCGCTATCGCCCGCCGCGTCGCCGCCGACGAGCATGCCCAGATCGGCGGCCCCGGCTTCCGCCTCGTCGAGCACACCAGCATCAACCCCAACAAGGCCGCGCACATCGGCCACCTCCGCAACGCCATCCTCGGCGACACCTTCCAGCGCCTCCTCCGCCCCGACGCCTACAAGCGCGGCTACGAAGTCGGCGTGCAGAACTACATCGACAACACCGGCGTCCAGGTCGCCGACGTCGTCGTCGGACTCATGCAGCTCGAAGGCAAGACCCTCGCCACCACGCGCGAGCTCCTCGATTCACTCAAAGCAAAAGGCGAGCGCATCGACTTCTACTGCTGGGACCTCTACGCCCGCGTTTCCCAGTGGTACACCGCCGACCCCGACCAGGCCGCCGCACGCAAGCAGGTCCGCCTCGACACCCTCCACGCCATCGAGGCCGGAGGCAACGACACCGCCGAGATCGCCGACCTCATCGCCACCGCCGTCCTTCGCCGTCACCTCGAGACCATGCAGCGTCTCAGCATCGAGTACGATTTTCTCCCCCGCGAGAGCGAGATCCTCCACCTCCACTTCTGGGATGCGGCACGCCAGCTGATGATCGAAAAAGGCGTCCTTTACCTCGAGACCGAGGGCAAGAACAAGGGCTGCTACGTCATGCGCCGCGCTGGAGCAGAGGAGCAGGGAGACGGCCCCGACGAGGACGCCAAAGTCATCGTCCGCTCCAACGGTACCATCACGTACGTCGGCAAGGACATCGCCTACCACCTCTGGAAGTTCGGCCTGCTCCCCGGCAAAGACTTCGGCTACTCAAAGTTTCACGAGTACCCGAATCACATGTGCTGGATCTCGACCGTCGACGGCGAGAATCCGCACCCCACCTTCGGCAAGGCCGACGCCATCTACAACGTCATCGACTCGCGCCAGAACGACCCGCAGACACAGGTCGTCCAGGCCCTCCGCGGCATGGGCTTCACGCACGCAGCCGACAACTACACCCACTTCAGCTACGAGATGGTCGCCCTCACCCCTCGCTGCGCCATCGAGCTCGGCTACGCCGTCAGCGAAGAAGACCAGAAGCGGGCCTTCATCGAGGTCAGCGGCCGCAAGGGCTTCGGCGTTAAGGCCGACGACCTCCTCGACCAGCTCATCGCGGCCGCGCGCGCCGAGGTCGACACCCGCCACCCTGACCTCACCGACGCCGAGCGCCAGACCATCGCCTCACAGATCGGTGTAGGCGCGCTGCGCTACTTCATGCTGCGCTTCACCCGCAACACCGTCATCGCCTTCGACTTCAAGGACGCCCTCAGCTTCGAAGGCGAGACCGGCCCCTACGTCCAGTACGCCATCGTCCGCGCCGCCAACATCTTCCGCAAGGCCAGCACCACCGCCGAAGCCTCACTCGCCGCGTTCGCCAGCGTCGATCTCACCGGCCAGCTCGACACCGAAGAGGGAACCACGCTCTGGGAGACCTGGCTGCTCGTCTCCAAGCTCACCCTACTGATCGAGCAGTCGATCGTCACCTCCGAGCCTGCCTACCTCGCCAAGTACGCCTTCCAGCTCGCGCAGCAGTTCAACAACTTCTACCACCGCCACCACATCCTGCACGAGACCGACCCCAACCGCAAAGCATTCTTCCTCGCAACCGCCGCCGTAGCCCAGCGCGAGATGATCCGCGCCCTCGGCTATCTCGGCATCGAAGCGCCAGAACGAATGTAA
- a CDS encoding lysylphosphatidylglycerol synthase transmembrane domain-containing protein — MSASSKRNLVKTIPGLLVSAFFLWYTFKGISFSQIRALRFTHPAWIAGVLAFTCASYTLRCVRWTRMMRSTRAGFGVCARVLMTSLAANNILPFRIGDIMRVFTYSGDLGASPSVILSTVILEKLLDIFILVLLFVVFMGPGVNPHSRVVAESLLGISTVGLLVMLLGARTLEPLLRKLFAYLPANPTLAPKLQKIEHWVLLALDCIRQIGILGSLLLLVQSAVIWVCEGMIFVSSARLIGLAVDRIGPWQGVSVANLSYLIPSSPGAIGTFEWAVKTSLVSHGALKPQSALFSLALHAWLLISVTGAGGLIFLIHRIRIHNHTPLLEEIETLPTELP; from the coding sequence ATGAGCGCTTCCAGCAAACGCAATCTCGTCAAAACAATTCCGGGCCTTCTCGTCAGCGCCTTCTTTCTCTGGTACACCTTCAAGGGCATCTCCTTCTCGCAGATTCGCGCCCTTCGCTTCACGCATCCGGCCTGGATCGCGGGCGTCCTCGCCTTTACCTGTGCCAGCTACACGCTGCGCTGCGTCCGTTGGACACGTATGATGCGGTCCACTCGCGCCGGCTTCGGCGTCTGCGCGCGTGTCCTGATGACCTCGCTCGCAGCCAACAACATCCTCCCCTTCCGCATCGGGGATATCATGCGCGTCTTCACCTACTCCGGCGACCTCGGCGCATCGCCATCCGTCATCCTCAGCACGGTCATTCTTGAGAAGCTGCTCGACATCTTCATCCTCGTTCTTCTCTTCGTCGTCTTCATGGGACCCGGCGTGAACCCTCACTCGCGCGTCGTCGCCGAATCGCTCCTGGGAATCTCCACAGTCGGTCTGCTCGTCATGCTCCTGGGAGCGCGAACGCTCGAGCCTCTGCTCCGAAAACTTTTCGCATATCTTCCTGCCAACCCCACCCTGGCCCCGAAGTTGCAAAAAATCGAGCACTGGGTTCTGCTCGCGCTCGACTGCATCCGCCAGATCGGAATCCTCGGCTCGCTTTTGCTGCTCGTGCAATCGGCGGTCATCTGGGTATGCGAGGGCATGATCTTCGTCTCCTCCGCGCGTCTCATTGGCCTTGCGGTCGATCGCATCGGCCCCTGGCAGGGCGTCTCAGTCGCCAATCTCTCTTACCTCATTCCCAGCTCGCCCGGAGCCATCGGAACCTTCGAGTGGGCCGTCAAGACCTCGCTCGTCAGCCACGGCGCGCTCAAGCCTCAGTCCGCCCTCTTCAGCCTCGCGCTCCACGCCTGGCTCCTCATCTCCGTTACCGGAGCAGGCGGGCTCATCTTCCTCATCCACCGCATCCGGATCCACAACCACACGCCGCTGCTCGAAGAGATTGAGACCCTCCCCACCGAACTCCCGTAA